GGAGGTAAAGGTGTTtggaaagaaatcctaaaacctTCACCTCCTGTTCGCTGGATCTTACTAGCTTGCATCGGGATACACTTTTTCGAACATGCAACAGGGATTGAAGCAGTTGTTCTTTACAGTCCAAGAATTTTCAAGAAAGCTGGAGTTATTGACAAGCACAAGCTCTTGCTTGCCACAATTGGAGTTGGCCTTACTAAGATAACCTGTATTCTGGTGGCAACATTCATGCTAGACAGAGCCGGACGAAGGCGCTTATTGTTAACGAGCGTAGGCGGTATGATTGTTGCCCTTGCAATACTAGGATTTAGTTTAACAATAGCAGAACACTCAAAAGAACAAATCTTATGGGCGTTATGCTTAAGTATCGTAGCTACATACACATTTGTAGCTTTCTTCTCGATTGGACTTGGACCAATAACATGGGTATACAGTTCTGAAATCTTTCCTTTGAGACTTAGAGCACAGGGAGCTAGTCTGGGCGTCGCGGTAAACAGACTCACGAATGCCGGTATTTCGATGagttttctctctctttctaaTGCTATCACAATTGGGGGAAGCTTTTTTCTGTTTTCAGATGTTGCAATAGTTGCTTGgtgctttttctttttcttatgtcCTGAAACCAAAGGCAAGAATTTAGAAGATATAGAGGAGCTTTTCACTAGGAAGTCGTCGTCAGCGGATATTGAGCTGAAAACTAAAGCTGAATTATCAAGTAGttagatcttcttctttttcgttttttcttcttcttgtaaatTGATTAGTACAACACGATAGTTCGAATATCAATGAAATGCAACTTTCTagctagttttttctttttgtgtgtgGCTAAAGATCAAATATAACAGTTGGAAGTGACACAATTATTTTCTCAAAGAAACAAAGTTTTGAGTCCTGACCAGCTAATTCACAATCAAGATAATTAATTAGTTCTTATAACAGGACTAAAATAAACTTGTCACATGAGTTTGTTACCATTATTATGGAACCCAATTAGTACTTCCAAATATAAAAAATCTCAAATTATTATGAACCCAACCAAGAGATGATGAGTGTAGTTTTATTAATTTCAGCTGCCTCCACTGAAGAAGAGTGCTCATTTCCTATAGATTTGCAATTCTTCAAACTAATTAGTCATTACTCAAAGGAAAAATGAGAAAGAAGATAAAAGATAGGTTGGAAATAGTGATAACACTACATATTTCTTGGAATTTGTTGGCCTGTACATGAAGCCGGGTACCTAACGCAGACCCTGCATGTCAGGTGATCAGACATTCAGCTTGACTGGTCAGGTCGTGAGGGTAAAAGAGCAGCATTCCCTCGCTAGTGAGAGAGTGTTAATGCAAAGATGTACGTACCTAGTGATGGGATAATCTGCAAAACAGTAAATATTCATTGCCGCGGTTAGGAAAAAATCTGTAACCAATTCATccaaaatctttgttgaaaattaACTGAAACGTAAATAGACATGAATACATGCCAAACTGGGCTTGATTTCATGGCTAATTAAGTTATGTATACTGCTAATTTAGGTCTAGTACAGATGGATTCAATTAGATCTAACAAAGTGGGTAAAGAGTCAGAACCTAATGataataaaatagaaaaagaaagaaatggcCGTTAAAATCGTGCCCACACGACTGCTACAACCATGGAGAGCCGTTTAAACACCGGAccaaatcttcttctttctttctcttcatgaTTGAAAGTCAAAACGCTCAATTAAGCAAAGTAAAAGAGGTTCGAGGAAAGGGAAAAGACTGCCTTCTTCAAGGCTCCCTATTCCTCTCCATCTCCTTCTCTctctttatctctctctctctctctctctcagccACTCTCCATGAGGAAGCTGTGGCCTAATGTTGATCAAGAAGATGGCCTTGATACAGTCCTTGAAGTTCCCATCCCTGATGAGATGTTTAGTAAAACCGCTAGTAAAGATTCCGACATTCGGTGGCAAAATATGCGGAATTGGGTGAAATCTCAATCCGTGAACAAGTCTTCTGCATCGCAGCAAGCCCTTGCGGGACGCAACGCTGAGTTGCAGCTCCTGCTCAATGTGGTCGGCTCTCCACTCCTTCCTCTTCAAGTTCAATCTGAAAAGTCTGTCAACCGTGCCATTAAAGATTGTTCTATTGTAAGGTTTTCCTGTTTTTACATTTCGTTCGATGACACTTGTCGTATTTATATATATTGCCGTGGGATGATTTGTAATGTATTATGACACAGTGTGGTTTTATCATTGTATAGCAAGCTTCGACCGCGAAATATATCGTGCATACGTACACTGCTGCAGTAGGAGGACAGCAAGCAATCAACGGGGTGAATAGCATGTACGCGATAGGACAGGTAAAGATGTGTGCATCCGAATTTCACATGGGCGGTGATAGTGTAGCTTTGAGAGGAAATGGTGAGATCGGCGGGTTTGTTCTTTGGCAAAAGAGCCCGGACCTTTGGAACCTCGAACTCGTTGTTTCAGGCAGCAAATTGAGTGCTGGAAGCAACGGTAAGGTTGTTTGGAGACAATTCGCCACTCAACAGTCACACGCATCTAGGGGACCTCCTAGACCTTTACGCCGGTTCCTGCAGGTATGCAAACATCATTTACCACATCATGTTAATCGTGCAAAAGGACTCCTAAATTTTATGGTACTAGTTAAGCCACGTGTGCGATGCACATGCTTGGA
This is a stretch of genomic DNA from Papaver somniferum cultivar HN1 chromosome 1, ASM357369v1, whole genome shotgun sequence. It encodes these proteins:
- the LOC113294167 gene encoding uncharacterized protein LOC113294167, which gives rise to MRKLWPNVDQEDGLDTVLEVPIPDEMFSKTASKDSDIRWQNMRNWVKSQSVNKSSASQQALAGRNAELQLLLNVVGSPLLPLQVQSEKSVNRAIKDCSIQASTAKYIVHTYTAAVGGQQAINGVNSMYAIGQVKMCASEFHMGGDSVALRGNGEIGGFVLWQKSPDLWNLELVVSGSKLSAGSNGKVVWRQFATQQSHASRGPPRPLRRFLQGLDPRSTANLFSDAVCIGERIINNDDCFILKLDASSASLQARSSDTFEIIHHTIWGYFSQKSGLLIQFEDSHLLRMSTKSGEDVFWETSMESMIDDYRYVEGINIAHSGKTVVTLFRYGAGSANHKRKMEETWSIEEVDFNIRGLSMDCFLPPADLKKEDDSEDKQQQSYH